Proteins found in one Candidatus Caldatribacterium sp. genomic segment:
- a CDS encoding single-stranded DNA-binding protein, with product MARNDINYFFGIGNLTKDPELRYTPQGTPVCRFRMAMNRRYQGKSGPVEEVTYITVAAWAKLAELCARYLHKGSRVAVVGSLRSSSWEDRNGGKRTSYEIRAENIQFLSAPKGALASDEEVIAFSPEIDVENFATFAGEESEEPLGDFEDIPLDSDEAAPEDIPF from the coding sequence ATGGCAAGAAACGACATCAACTATTTTTTTGGCATCGGAAACCTTACAAAGGATCCCGAGCTCCGCTACACCCCTCAGGGGACACCGGTATGCCGCTTCCGCATGGCCATGAACCGACGCTACCAGGGTAAAAGCGGCCCGGTTGAGGAAGTGACGTACATTACCGTTGCTGCGTGGGCGAAACTCGCAGAACTCTGTGCCCGCTACCTCCACAAGGGAAGCCGAGTGGCCGTGGTGGGGTCCCTTCGCTCGAGCTCCTGGGAGGACCGGAACGGAGGGAAACGGACCTCCTACGAAATCCGCGCCGAGAACATCCAGTTCCTCAGCGCCCCTAAGGGGGCACTCGCAAGCGATGAAGAGGTTATCGCCTTCTCACCGGAAATCGATGTGGAAAACTTTGCCACCTTCGCGGGTGAGGAAAGCGAAGAGCCCCTTGGAGACTTCGAAGACATCCCACTTGATAGCGATGAAGCCGCTCCCGAAGATATTCCTTTTTAG
- the hisB gene encoding imidazoleglycerol-phosphate dehydratase HisB produces MAREASLRRTTKETDVEVSLRLEGERHVAISLNVPFFPHLLEALAFHAGWDLSLRAEGDEDRVDSHHVVEDVGIVLGEALGACLGDKKGIRRFGTAFVPMDDALSMAVLDLSGRPYLVYDVPFSPEVRVGDFEIVLLEDFLRAFTSSARLTLHAKIWWGKSAHHASEALFKAIGRALHEATQIVGDALLSTKGIL; encoded by the coding sequence CTGGCTCGAGAGGCGAGTCTTCGGCGAACCACAAAGGAGACAGATGTTGAGGTTTCCCTTCGGCTTGAGGGGGAGCGTCATGTGGCCATTTCCCTGAACGTCCCCTTTTTCCCGCACCTTCTTGAGGCTTTGGCCTTTCACGCGGGGTGGGATCTCTCGCTTCGGGCAGAAGGGGACGAAGACCGGGTCGATAGCCACCATGTGGTGGAGGATGTGGGGATTGTCCTTGGGGAGGCCCTCGGTGCGTGCCTTGGGGACAAAAAGGGCATTCGGCGGTTCGGTACGGCCTTTGTTCCCATGGACGACGCGCTGAGCATGGCGGTCCTTGACTTAAGCGGCCGTCCGTACCTCGTGTACGATGTCCCCTTTTCCCCCGAAGTCAGGGTGGGGGATTTTGAAATAGTGCTCCTTGAGGATTTTCTCCGGGCCTTTACCTCTTCCGCACGTCTCACGCTCCATGCTAAAATATGGTGGGGGAAGAGCGCACACCATGCGTCTGAAGCGTTGTTCAAGGCCATTGGAAGGGCGCTCCATGAGGCAACGCAGATTGTGGGCGATGCGCTTTTGTCGACTAAGGGAATTCTGTAG